The sequence AGGTAGAAGAAATCTCCGGCTACCTGGGACTTGAAATACATGATCCTTATGGGAGGATTTTTGGGGCACTTGTGACATTCTACAGTAATGTTCACGGAGAAGTCGAGGGGTTCGAGGTCAAGGTTTCCGATGATAAAATAGTCCATATAGAGCCGGAGAAGATACGTGTTGAGGATGGTAAACTTGTTGTTCTCCCTGAATGGAAGTTCCGCGCCGTCACAGTGTTAGATGCTCTTGATAGAGCTCTAAAGAGGAAGAAGGCTATAGAGAAAACCCTCAGCCAAACAGACCTTCCTGGAAGCGTTATAGAGACTTACCTAAAGAAGCTGAATGAGGATATTAAGAATTTAAAGAGTGAGGCTGTCAAAGCCAAGACTGAGATAAAGGTAAGAATGAACAGGATAGAAGACGAAGTCTTACATGTGGATAAAGCCCTCGTTAACCTTCAGATAACTTATCTAAGCGGTGAAGTCAGTGACACTGCCTTCAGGAAGAGCAGTGAACAGTTGAAGAGGATAAAGGGTTGGCTTCTAGAGGAGATGAGTGATGCCAGATCTACTATAGAGAAAATAGAGAAGATAGAATCTAGTCCGGTTCTCCTGGCTGAAATCCCTAAACCTAAAGAGAAACAAGGTTCTACAAATGTTCCTGTGAAGGCTCCGAATGAAGATGTTGTCGTAATGCTTAGCGGTGAGTAAACGAACCGAACCTCCCTTCTATTAGTTTTTGATATATTAAATAATTTGTCATGCTTTAGTTTTTGAGTGTATTAATTGCAATGAAAAACAGTAATCCGTGTATAGTTTATTTGTTTATAGGAGGTTATTTCTCGGGTACGTACACAGGGCTCCTTTTATTTGGTGTATATAGTGCCACTACACCCTTTTCCTCCATGATTCTCAGCAGTTTCTTTGCACTTGAGAGCGTTAAATTGTATTTCTGTGCTACCTTGAATGGAGTCCAATAACTTTCTTTGGGGAATTCTTTTTCAGCCCTTTTTATTAGCTCCTCAGGGACTGCTACATTATACATTGCTTGTTCCGTCATACTCCTAGCTTTCTGCGGTTGACTTGACTGTTTCTTTTTCTTTGCCATGAACTACACCTCTAACTATATTGAAACCAATATTGCACGGACAATATAAATTATTGTTAATGAACTACTGTCATTATATGTATGTAGCGTATATAATATAATGCGTTAATAAACAACAACTAGCTATAGAAGGTGAGCCAGGGAATTGCCGGATAATTGTGCAGTAGAGGTAATGGGGTTAACCAAGGAATACGGTGATTTAGTTGCCGTAGACAAGGTGAGCTTTTGCATACCTGAAGGTATAGTATTTAGCCTCCTAGGCCCCAACGGTGCAGGCAAAACAACCACAATCCATATGCTATCAACACTTCTACAG comes from Candidatus Tiamatella incendiivivens and encodes:
- a CDS encoding 30S ribosomal protein S25e — its product is MAKKKKQSSQPQKARSMTEQAMYNVAVPEELIKRAEKEFPKESYWTPFKVAQKYNLTLSSAKKLLRIMEEKGVVALYTPNKRSPVYVPEK
- a CDS encoding CdvA-like protein; this encodes MGIKVEEISGYLGLEIHDPYGRIFGALVTFYSNVHGEVEGFEVKVSDDKIVHIEPEKIRVEDGKLVVLPEWKFRAVTVLDALDRALKRKKAIEKTLSQTDLPGSVIETYLKKLNEDIKNLKSEAVKAKTEIKVRMNRIEDEVLHVDKALVNLQITYLSGEVSDTAFRKSSEQLKRIKGWLLEEMSDARSTIEKIEKIESSPVLLAEIPKPKEKQGSTNVPVKAPNEDVVVMLSGE